One part of the Ornithodoros turicata isolate Travis chromosome 2, ASM3712646v1, whole genome shotgun sequence genome encodes these proteins:
- the LOC135385798 gene encoding solute carrier family 2, facilitated glucose transporter member 8-like, with protein sequence MAPPGDRDVLLHQQGGGHCRRRLYVAVGAAVLNSVTFGMSFSYSSPALPDIRKRIPFSDVQSDWFGSLHNIGAVLGAPAAGQLLHALGRKNTVLLCTLGYISGYLSIQALPVPELMFVGRLLSGFSSGMTSVAVPVFISEISPPSIRGALNQTYPLTVATGILLSYVLGKWLEYTWLATVCMIPPTLTAVILPWMADSPRWLLQVSRHEDARNALNYYRYPDSAEEELVQISRTIDWYSKSPLSELRQPHILKPFLCTLLAMFLQRFSGVGIVFFYAQDMFKDASSTMDAADSAIIMGTVQVLSVAATVFTVDKCGRRKMLLLSLAVCCVTLSLFGAFYHLKKNASAGFAVDYGWVPLALMCVFVVGYAFGVGSLPWVLLAEMLPLRIKGFATGAAVSFNFLCIALVTAKYHDAIALLGHDGLYWFYAVIMAVGFVLIGKFLPETKGKTLEEIESTFGKRTLEMTDDGQV encoded by the exons ATGGCACCTCCAGGAGACAGAGATGTCTTGTTACACCAGCAAGGAGGTGGTCATTGCAGACGACGGCTCTACGTAGCCGTTGGTGCAGCAGTCCTCAATTCCGTGACTTTTGGCATGTCATTCAGCTATTCTTCACCTGCTCTACCTGACATACGGAAACGGATTCCATTCAGCGATGTTCAGAGTGACTGGTTCGGCAGTTTACACAACATTGGAGCCGTACTCGGTGCACCAGCCGCAG GACAACTGTTACACGCACTCGGTCGAAAGAACACCGTCCTGCTGTGCACCTTGGGCTACATATCAGGTTACCTCAGCATCCAGGCTCTGCCAGTACCAGAACTCATGTTTGTTGGTCGCCTGCTCTCCGGATTCTCATCCGGTATGACGTCAGTAGCTGTCCCCGTCTTCATCTCCGAAATCAGCCCACCGAGCATCCGAGGGGCACTCAACCAAACATACCCACTTACAGTGGCGACTGGAATACTCCTCAGCTATGTGTTAGGCAAATGGTTAGAGTACACTTGGCTCGCCACAGTATGCATGATTCCCCCAACACTCACTGCAGTAATACTACCTTGGATGGCTGACTCTCCACGCTGGCTTCTACAAGTATCTCGCCACGAAGACGCAAGGAACGCGCTCAATTACTACCGTTACCCCGACAGCGCAGAGGAAGAACTGGTACAAATCTCAAGGACCATAGACTGGTATTCGAAGTCTCCTCTCTCAGAGCTGCGGCAACCGCACATTCTGAAACCTTTCCTGTGCACACTACTCGCAATGTTTCTGCAGCGTTTTTCTGGTGTGGGTATAGTGTTCTTTTATGCTCAAGACATGTTTAAGGATGCCAGTTCAACCATGGACGCTGCTGATAGTGCAATTATTATGGGTACGGTGCAAGTGCTGTCGGTTGCAGCTACGGTTTTCACGGTAGACAAGTGTGGAAGAAGGAAGATGTTGCTCTTAAGCCTAGCCGTTTGTTGTGTTACCCTTAGCCTCTTCGGTGCGTTCTACCACCTCAAGAAGAACGCGAGTGCCGGGTTCGCAGTCGACTACGGTTGGGTACCGTTAGCTTTAATGTGCGTCTTCGTGGTTGGTTACGCATTCGGTGTCGGCTCACTGCCTTGGGTGCTCCTGGCAGAGATGCTACCACTTCGAATTAAGGGTTTCGCAACGGGTGCCGCGGTGTCCTTCAACTTCCTCTGCATCGCGCTTGTCACGGCGAAATACCACGACGCCATTGCCCTGTTGGGACACGACGGCTTGTACTGGTTTTACGCGGTCATCATGGCGGTTGGTTTCGTGCTGATCGGGAAGTTCCTTCCCGAAACAAAAGGCAAGACCCTGGAAGAAATCGAAAGTACGTTTGGAAAGCGTACTCTAGAGATGACCGATGACGGACAGGTTTGA